A region of Vitis vinifera cultivar Pinot Noir 40024 chromosome 13, ASM3070453v1 DNA encodes the following proteins:
- the LOC100257397 gene encoding co-chaperone protein p23-1 isoform X2, producing MSRHPTVKWAQRSDKLYLTVELPDAKDVKLKLEPEGRFMFSATKDDVPYEVDIELFDKIKVEDSKCNVGVRSIVYVIAKAEKKWWARLIKNEGKPPVFLKVDWDKWVDEEDENEKVGMDFDDMDFSKGSKQKRRKAKEKKSRLQHWLRRLKLKCLRQEV from the exons CCGACACCCAACTGTGAAGTGGGCCCAGAGATCTGACAAGCTCTACCTCACTGTTGAGTTACCTGATGCTAAAGATGTAAAGCTCAAGCTTGAACCTGAAGGGAGATTCATGTTCTCTGCCACCAAAGATGATGTACCTTATGAAGTTGATATCGAACTGTTTGATAAGATCAAAGTTGAG GATAGCAAGTGTAATGTTGGAGTCAGAAGCATCGTCTATGTCATTGCAAAAGCAGAGAAGAAATGGTGGGCTAGGCTAATTAAGAACGAAGGAAAACCACCCGTGTTCCTTAAAGTTGACTGGGACAAATGGGTTGATGAAGAGGATGAAAATG AGAAAGTTGGCATGGATTTTGATGACATGGACTTTTCG AAGGGTTCGAAGCAGAAGAGGAGGAAggcaaaggaaaagaaaagcagGTTGCAGCATTGGCTGAGGAGGCTAAAGCTTAAGTGCTTGAGGCAAGAGGTGTAG
- the LOC100257397 gene encoding co-chaperone protein p23-1 isoform X3 has translation MLMPPIALDKWSRHPTVKWAQRSDKLYLTVELPDAKDVKLKLEPEGRFMFSATKDDVPYEVDIELFDKIKVEDSKCNVGVRSIVYVIAKAEKKWWARLIKNEGKPPVFLKVDWDKWVDEEDENEKVGMDFDDMDFSKLDMGEDDFDMDESKDEEEGFEAEEEEGKGKEKQVAALAEEAKA, from the exons ATGTTGATGCCACCCATTGCTCTTGACAAATGGAG CCGACACCCAACTGTGAAGTGGGCCCAGAGATCTGACAAGCTCTACCTCACTGTTGAGTTACCTGATGCTAAAGATGTAAAGCTCAAGCTTGAACCTGAAGGGAGATTCATGTTCTCTGCCACCAAAGATGATGTACCTTATGAAGTTGATATCGAACTGTTTGATAAGATCAAAGTTGAG GATAGCAAGTGTAATGTTGGAGTCAGAAGCATCGTCTATGTCATTGCAAAAGCAGAGAAGAAATGGTGGGCTAGGCTAATTAAGAACGAAGGAAAACCACCCGTGTTCCTTAAAGTTGACTGGGACAAATGGGTTGATGAAGAGGATGAAAATG AGAAAGTTGGCATGGATTTTGATGACATGGACTTTTCG AAATTAGATATGGGTGAGGATGACTTTGATATGGATGAGTCAAAGGATGAGGAAG AAGGGTTCGAAGCAGAAGAGGAGGAAggcaaaggaaaagaaaagcagGTTGCAGCATTGGCTGAGGAGGCTAAAGCTTAA
- the LOC100257397 gene encoding co-chaperone protein p23-1 isoform X1, whose amino-acid sequence MSRHPTVKWAQRSDKLYLTVELPDAKDVKLKLEPEGRFMFSATKDDVPYEVDIELFDKIKVEDSKCNVGVRSIVYVIAKAEKKWWARLIKNEGKPPVFLKVDWDKWVDEEDENEKVGMDFDDMDFSKLDMGEDDFDMDESKDEEEGFEAEEEEGKGKEKQVAALAEEAKA is encoded by the exons CCGACACCCAACTGTGAAGTGGGCCCAGAGATCTGACAAGCTCTACCTCACTGTTGAGTTACCTGATGCTAAAGATGTAAAGCTCAAGCTTGAACCTGAAGGGAGATTCATGTTCTCTGCCACCAAAGATGATGTACCTTATGAAGTTGATATCGAACTGTTTGATAAGATCAAAGTTGAG GATAGCAAGTGTAATGTTGGAGTCAGAAGCATCGTCTATGTCATTGCAAAAGCAGAGAAGAAATGGTGGGCTAGGCTAATTAAGAACGAAGGAAAACCACCCGTGTTCCTTAAAGTTGACTGGGACAAATGGGTTGATGAAGAGGATGAAAATG AGAAAGTTGGCATGGATTTTGATGACATGGACTTTTCG AAATTAGATATGGGTGAGGATGACTTTGATATGGATGAGTCAAAGGATGAGGAAG AAGGGTTCGAAGCAGAAGAGGAGGAAggcaaaggaaaagaaaagcagGTTGCAGCATTGGCTGAGGAGGCTAAAGCTTAA